Genomic DNA from Desulfuromonas versatilis:
CGCCGGCACCCTGCAATCCACTCAGCATCGAACTCTCCCCGTTATTCGCCATCCGACCGACCGCCGCAGACTATCACGGCCTGCACCCGGTGCGCCAGTTGCTTCGCCCCTGGCGCTGACCCGCCAGGCGAGCTTAATCATTTTCGCAGGCCCGGACCCGGGGCCCGCCGGACCCGGGGCACCGCGCCGAGAGGAACGCAATGGGAGAGAGAAACAGTCACTGTTCCTTCTGCGGGGCGGCCTTCGCCCCCGCTGCCCCCTGGCCCAGGCAATGCCGGGCCTGCGGCAACATCAGCTACCTCAATCCCCTGCCGGTGGTGGTCGTGCTGGTGCCGGTCGGCACGGGGCTGGTGGCGATCCGCCGGGACATCGAGCCGAGCAAGGGAACCCTCACCCTGCCCGGGGGGTACCTCGAGATCGGGGAATCCTGGCAGGAGGGCGGGAAGCGGGAGCTGCGCGAAGAGACCGG
This window encodes:
- a CDS encoding NUDIX domain-containing protein, translated to MGERNSHCSFCGAAFAPAAPWPRQCRACGNISYLNPLPVVVVLVPVGTGLVAIRRDIEPSKGTLTLPGGYLEIGESWQEGGKRELREETGIDLGAAPLRLYEVMNGLDGTLVIFGLAEALPELALRPFRCAETREVVRIEGPVELGFPLHTEVVRRYFAEGGQPPSPRPSP